In a single window of the Acyrthosiphon pisum isolate AL4f chromosome X, pea_aphid_22Mar2018_4r6ur, whole genome shotgun sequence genome:
- the LOC103310454 gene encoding uncharacterized protein LOC103310454 yields the protein MVLEYNDASFKLTFRIIRSLLMIFLKFHQTNDNEGKKKETRIICPNSECKEPLYSYAKLNIHLSQIHGFTEKVKEMKFLSIPEFDTWKRGEEQKSFSMFVKDRAMSKFHDGCRRQYYYCHRSYNYGSKNENQEKMEKARETKFMGSNKIDGTCPSMMKVTYIEHEGTVNVKFWENHYGHDHEIGRIRIDEETRTKIAAKLKEGVTFAHIIDSIRDQEVTDDTLKRSLLLDRKDLHNISRDFNIDYATKKHKNDAISIKLWVEEMKTLEKQCPVLYYKGQDENDWNGEQGVLDKKDFTIILMTNFQVEQLKKFGHNKICIDGTHGTNAYDIQLYTIVTVDEFGSGCPVAFCLSNRSDEIIFQLYFNIIKHKVGVINCNVFMTDDAPAFYNAWVVVMGSVEHRLLCTWHVDKNWRQNLCKISGGPEKKALVYKSLRILL from the exons ATGGTTTTAGAATACAATGACGCATCTTTTAAGCTAACATTCAGGATCATACGAtcattattgatgatttttttaaaa TTTCATCAAACCAATGATAATGAAGGAAAGAAGAAAGAAACTAGAATAATTTGTCCTAATAGTGAATGTAAAGAACCTTTGTACTCCTATGCTAAATTGAATATTCACTTATCTCAAATACATGGATTTACTGAAAAAGTGAAAGAAATGAAATTTCTAAGCATCCCAG AATTTGACACATGGAAGAGAGGAGAAGaacaaaaaagtttttcaatgTTTGTTAAGGATAGAGCAATGTCAAAATTTCATGATGGATGTagaagacaatattattattgtcatcgttCATATAACTATGGTAGTAAGAATGAAAACCAAGAAAAAATGGAGAAAGCGAGAGAAACTAAATTCATGGGAAGTAATAAAATAGATGGAACTTGTCCATCAATGATGAAAGTTACTTATATAGAACATGAAGGGACAGTTAACGTTAAGTTTTGGGAAAATCATTATGGCCATGATCATGAAATTGGTAGAATTAGAATTGACGAAGAAACCAGAACAAAAATTGCTg caaAATTGAAAGAAGGAGTAACTTTCGCACATATTATAGATTCAATTCGTGATCAAGAAGTGACAGATGATACTTTAAAACGATCTCTCCTTTTGGACCGTAAAGATCTGCATAACATTTCACGAGACTTCAATATTGATTATGctacaaaaaaacacaaaaacgaTGCAATTAGTATAAAGTTATGGGTTGAAGAGATGAAGACATTAGAAAAACAATGTCCTGTTTTATACTACAAAGGCCAAGATGAGAATGATTGGAACGGAGAACAAGGAGTCTTGGATAAGAAAGATTTTACAATCATTTTAATGACAAATTTTCAAgtagaacaattaaaaaaattcggccacaataaaatttgtatagatGGTACTCATGGCACAAATGCATATGATATTCAGTTATATACTATTGTAACTGTTGATGAATTTGGATCAGGTTGTCCAGTTGCGTTCTGTTTGTCAAATCGATCTGATGAGATAATTTTccaattatatttcaatataattaagcATAAAGTAGGTGTTATTAACTGCAATGTATTTATGACTGATGATGCTCCAGCGTTCTATAATGCATGGGTTGTTGTTATGGGATCTGTTGAACACAGACTATTGTGTACATGGCATGTAGACAAAAACTGGAGACAAAATTTATGTAAAATCAGTGGAGGACCCGAAAAGAAAGCATTAGTTTACAAATCATTAAGAATCCTTTTATAA